The window CAGTGACCTCAGCAGAGTGTTAGAGTTGTTGCACTACAATAACTAGTGTTAAGTTGTGGTTGATTGGCACCTTGAGGCCATATCTGAGTATTTCAACTAGATACATGTAGTGTAAGTGATATTTACACTACAAGTCTGAAAAATTAATCTTAACAAGTAGTCCTTATTATATTTCTGTACACAATGTTTCAAAAGCAAATGCGTTGTGAGCAAACCACCATTCTTAACAAAGGGAATCATCTGTCTGCTGGTGTTAAATCATGACTACTGAATCAGCAGGCTGGAGCATGTGAACAAAAGGTACTGCTGCTTTGGGCAGGAGATCTAACGACTGactttttctgtatttgtgccATCTCGACTGTAAAATAAGCATTAAAACTGCTGACTTTAATTGTGTAGTACACAGTAAGTGCACTCCAACACTGCAAATGAACATTGCAGAGATTATCGAGCAAAGCATGTTAAGATATTTTTGTACTCTGACCTATTTTTTTTGACTACTGTAATGTCGCTTTaatgcatgttgtttttatttgtggcTGCAGGTTGAAAATGTCCATTCTGACCTAGTATGAAAGAAAGATCTTTATGTCGCTGGGTTTATTTGTTCAGGTGGAATAAGAGCCACAtttcccaaactgatttgactTGTGTAACAtgtgtatgttttcttttgaaaaaataaaaacattattgtcAATCATAATTCTTGGTGGTGTGCATGCCTGGCCTTTTTAACGGTTCCGCTTCACATTTTCTAACATGCATTTGTGCAAGGTCTGACATTTGTGGAGAATATTCAGAACACACTGGGGAGTTTTCACAGAGATTACTTGTCAGTAGAAAAATAAGTtccagcaaaaaaaatgttgacagtgTGAGCTGTGGATTCTCCCAAGTAACTGGAACACTGATAGTAAAAATAGGTCACTGTTGAATTTTTTTAGATGTAATTTTTCACTGCTCTTCATATTGAGGTCTAAGCAGACATTTCCTAAAATCTTAATCCCCGTACGGATAAAGCCCAAATTATCTGCATGCTGCCGCAAAGGtgagaaattgtgttttagtaATTTGAGTAAACTaagcttaaaaaaatgtttatccTGCCTTTGTATACTATGTTTACAATAAGCATCCTCAGACTTTGTATATTCAATTCAACTGAATTAAATTCATTCAGCTGATGATATGCAAAGGCTGAGTTTTGAGAATGGCAAACACATCAGTTCATTTACTTGGAACAGCAGGACTGTGTTCATTCCTGTTCATTCCAGAATATAGAAGCCTTAATGCAAGAGAGGTGCAAATTTATCAAATGATTTATGTCTGAACAAATGTGTTTACATTATCAGCTTGACGCACAAACAATAATACATGTCATGTTGACTGTTATTAGTGAGCATGCACCAGATTTTATGCCGATATTAGGTTAATTCAATGGTAGCACATACTGTCCTTCAATGTAGTGTTCAACATCATTCCCTGTCATTAAGAACATCTGTCCAGCCGTACTGGCCATGAGCCTGACCCTGAAGCCTTGTCCGCACCAGTAGTGCTGCTCCGTGGGCCGTGGCTCATCCAGCTGTTTACTTTCATTTATTATCTGCAAGCAAAGAGAATTTTACTCTGAAGATCAACAATGTGTATTTTTGTCCATCCTTAAATTTGTTAGCCATTAtagttgtgttttatgttttagtaTTTAACCAGTTTGCCtacataaaaaacagaaataaaacataatgatACTCATATGTACTAAAATATGCATGTAATAAATTAATGGAGGCCCATTTCACTTCGATTTTTTATTCCATAGTGAGTAATAAAGTCAAAACTATACGATAAAAGGTCAAAATTAATATCAAAAGTCATAATCATTACATAAATTAAATTGTGAgattaaaaagtcataattgtgttaaaaaatctaaattataaGGTTGAAAATCATGATAATAGGTCATAATTATTGCAGAAAATTATGACATTACAGggggtaataaatattgtacaaaacaatcaaataagATTAAAAGttaaattgtgaaaaaatatcagtaaaataaaaagaatcatgagacaaataaataaatgttgtctttATGTCTCTTAACTCAAGTGTACAGGCAccttttttacagatttttatttcttttcctcagTTGTGTttgaacacaacactgaaatGAACCCACTCACCCTGTCAGTGAACACAACTGCACGtacactgcagcagctctgaacGCACAGGACGTTGGGCCGCACGGCACATGCATACATACGCATGTGACGTTCCTGCTGTACGTGATGACGTCATGCTGTAGCCTCAGCTATGATGGCAGCCGTAGGTTGACATCGAAACATTACTGAATATAAACTATTTAAAAGTTAGTGGAACACCCCCGGCGCAGTAACGTAGAACAAATTAACATTTTCCCGATAgcacacacttaaaacacacaccGGCCGGTTTGGGGAACGGTAAGTTCACGGGGCTACTGTGAGCTTTGCAGTATCAAAGTGGCGccgagtgtgtctgtgtgtgtactgctAGTTACTACATGTCTCTGTCATATGTCTGCCACACTCCTGTTCATCTGTCGAACGAACTGTCTACCTCGAGAAGAGTGTTGAAAGTGTACACAGCCCTCCCACCTGAGAGCCTCCACTGTCCTGCTCCTGTTAGCTGCCTGTAGCCTGCTAACTGCTACAGGTAACGTAGCTAACCCCAAGTGCTGCTGGAAGCTGCCTGCGACGAGCTAATGttaacagcagacagacagacaaacaaaacacgtCCTGCATGTCTTCAGTAGACAGCTGCTGCTATCATGTCTGTTTGTATCAATGCAACTTGTTCATCTCAGTCAACGTGAAGTATTCTCTGAGGCTGAATTAGCTGTCCCAAATGTTGAGACTGACATTTATACATCTGTGCCTGGGCAGGTTGTATTTCCTGCAGTAATGCTGTATAGGTAGCCAAATGGTTTGTTAGCCCTCCTTTGGTATCTTGAGATCATGTGTTGTGTGCCTTTGTCCTTCCACCTATTATCATAAGGGCTGTCACAAGTCAGCAGATTGTAGAGCAACAATTAGTCAATTggttgtcaactattaaatacATTGCCAACAATActgataatcgattaatcagttAATGTCATCTTTAAGTAAATAAtctctggtttcagcttcttgcATGTGTAAATGCTGTCGTAACTCCTGAATGACTTTAAATGGAATATATTGGGTTTGaagaagacatttgaggatgtcatcttggcCTTTGGGAAGccctcatttttcattttatagaccaaactgCTCCAtcacttttgaaaaaaataatagaactatgatgaaaataattctttgtttgcatttttctcTTTGCATGGTGAAGTGGCACTATGCCCGCAGCTACTGTGGATCACAGCCAAAGAATATGTGAGGTTTGGGCCAACaacctggaggaggagctgaagaggatCCGACATGTCATCCGAAAATACAACTATATTGCTATGGTGAGTTGTGCTCGTAGAGGGCAGAAGCTGTCCGATACGAGCAGATTTCTGCTGTGCATAATGAGTTTTCTGTCTTCTTACAGGACACAGAGTTTCCAGGTGTCGTAGCCAGACCGATAGGAGAGTTCAGAAGCAATGCCGACTATCAGTACCAGTTACTGCGCTGTAATGTGGACTTGCTCAAGATAATCCAGCTGGGCCTCACGTTTATGAACGAACAAGGGGAATACCCTCCAGGAACATCAACATGGCAATTCAACTTCAAGTTTAACCTCACGTAAGATgacttttgtgttttctcttacATATTTTCAGTTGTTCGAGGACAAAGTTCAGCGCTTTTTCAACTGCATACAACGCCTACTTGATTGTCTTTCATAACagtatgaaatgtgtttgttatcaGAGAAGACATGTATGCACAGGACTCCATTGAGCTCCTGACCACTTCAGGGATTCAGTTCAAGAAGCACGAAGACGAAGGCATCGAGACGCTGTACTTTGCCGAGCTGCTGATGACATCGGGAGTGGTGCTCTGTGATGGGGTCAAGTGGCTGTCTTTTCACAGGTATTCCGCCAGTGTAGCTGTTTTTGTATGCAGTCAGTTAGTTTTGAAGACCGCTGTATAGCAACAACAGTTATTGTCATTGAAAACATTTAGAGAAATTACAAattctctcctcacctctcaTAGTTTTTCACTCTTTGCATGTAAAGGGCTTTTCATGCTGCACTTAGCCCAGGGCTGAAATGATTCTTAGAGCAGTTTAAGCCCCTTACCAACACTGTGTCCTAACTCTATGCAACACAAGTGAGTATCGGCAACAAAATTAGATTTTAATATTGTTGTCGTTGTTTCCTATCTGAGTCTCCTGGCTGCAATTCGTGCTGTTTTGAGCGCCCTGTCTTATTTTCATACTGTTGCTAGCATTCAAATGTGACAATGACAAGTAGAAAATGAGGAGTTAACATAGATTTTAAGTAACATAGATTGTACATTGTCACTCAGCTTGCTACCATTTTTTCCCAGTGGCCACTAGCGGTATTGTAGTGAAAAATTCTCCTCTGGCTCAAAAAAAGCATATTCGCCTTAGTGCATCATTATAAAAAAGACCGTCTGTTAGATTGTTGACAGGAACCATCGAACTGCAAACAAGGTCAACTCTGACTTATTGTGCAACTTTTGACATCATGACATGTCATGataccatgacatcatcactatGTAAAGTCAGTGGCGGAGCGGGAACTCATAGCTAGGGCCAGCAGTGGAAACTCTACAGCGCTTATTCTATGAGCCACATATTCAGGAAGTAAACCCGGAAGCTAGAAACTTTCTTGGCATATGCGCTGGCTGAGCAGTTCTCTTTTGATTGAATAGGTGCCATCTTTGCATTCGATATCTAGTCCTTCTATATAAATCTATGTGGGTTATATTTAGTATAATACCGTTTCTTTTTactacaaaaacataaataaggTGCCAGCTGGCTGAAGGGAGATCACCAGGGAGCTGAATGTTTCTGGTAAGAAAATCTTGCTGTTGAATATATTGTGTCATTTCCAGTcgaagtgtgtgttttgtttttcaaaatcaCTAATGTAAGAGGATAGGTTGTCATCGCAAACTCACCCGTCTTTTAGTTGAGTAGTAAAGTGTCCAATCTGATTTCCAGCGCAGAGCGGATTAGGACGTGGTTTGTTACATGACATAACAGAATTCATATGACTGATTCATCATGGACAACAAGTGTGCGATGCAATGCAGTGTCGGACACATGCAGTTAGGACATGGTGCAAAGGGAGCTGTCAGCCCCAGCCTTCAAAAAGCTTCCACACTGGCACATTCCAAAGTGGGCTAACCCTGACTTTAGCCTAGAGCTTGCCGGCTCCTGAGCGGGGTTAGTCTCGAGTTTGTGGGTTTATCCCCTGAAAATCGTCCAAGCACAGGGCTAAAGTAGACAGGCGTCATGCCTTATTCTAGGTTGTTAACATGCGTTCTCCAGTTGACAGTGCTAGTGTTAATCCTACAGCCGTGGGCTTTGGTTAACTCTGGATTTATAATGTATGTGAAAAGGGGAAAAGGTTATCGCAGGGCCAACAATATGCAGTGTGAAAAGCTCTTTAGTTAATAAACAAGCACTAATCAGGAACACACTGTGTTAATTCTAACATATACTTAATGCACAGTATCTTTTAACTAAACCCTCCATATTTTTAGAGTGTACTGTGTTTGAGAGGCATGCACTCAGACATCCTTCAGTGTTTGAAGGTTTAATCATGATATTTTCAGTGGCCTGTCAGGAGatacattaaaaatgtttggaTGTTATAaatcattgtatttttttcacgTTTATTCCTCTTTAAGTGAGAGGTTAGACGTTACGCCAAACTATGATCGGTGTCCTACAAACATGTTAAAACTAAAGTAAAATTAAGACTTGTTGTTTATTATGATCTGTTACTAAGCAACTTGTAACCAATATTTTTTCTAAACTCTTCTGCTTAGCATcttcatgttgcatcttttttcAGTTCCTAGTGACAATTGATTAGTAAGAGGCTTATTGTGAATATCCACATTCTGAGTGACAAGTTCTTCTCTGTGATAATGGCTCTGCGTAGTTTCTTGTCCTTGGATGGGTAGTATTCTTGTAGAGATGACACAGTGACAAGCAGGTACAGGTGTACAATCCAGTCATCCTGTCCTTAATTATCTCTTGTCGTGGCAGATTGGGAGTGAAAGTCTTGTGAAGCCTCctactgtgtgtttgttaaaaacaaGGTTAAacactgtgcgtgtgtgtgtgtgtttgtgtcgtaGTGGCTATGACTTTGGATACCTGATCAAGATTCTGTCCAACGCTAACCTgcctgaggaggaggtggactTCTTTGAGATTCTTCGCTTGTACTTTCCAGTCATTTATGATGTCAAGTACCTCATGAAGAGCTGTAAAAACCTAAAGGTATTTAAATCAATATTCCAGCAGGTAGTACAACAGAGCACCTTGTTTTCTGTGGATCTTCAGTGACTgagagtgtttttgttttcagggcgGGCTGCAGGAAGTAGCAGAGCAGCTTGAGCTGGAGAGGATCGGACCACAGCATCAGGCCGGCTCCGACTCTTTACTCACAGGCATGGCTTTCTTCAAAATGAGAGAGGTAGGCTCCAAAAGTCAGACAGAGGAGATCTGTCGTAGGAATCTGAGGAAACTCAAACCTCACAGAGCCAAAGTGTTACGTAAACCCCTTTTCACACCTGCACCCCTTAATCTGATGGTAGTTCTAACAGGTGTGTGAAATAAGCATCCTGGCAGTGGTGGCAGGAGTACTCAAAATCTGAACTATTACTCATTTACAAATAAAGCTGCTGAAGTAAAAGTACGAAGTATTCTTCTCAGACACTACTTGGAGGATTAGTCACTCTTTAATCGTTAATGTTTAATGCATTATCAACAGCAGGCGCCCAATCAATGGGGTTTCTGTTACTCCTAATCTTCCATCTAAATTACTCCCGACTCCTGCTCTGTTCAGCTCAGTGGTCACGGTCACCTCTCCAAACCTGCGCCTCATGcagagatgtttttgttttgtctgtatgtCAGGgttttttacttgtttgtttctgGTCAAATAGCCTTATTGGCTACAAACATGCAGATAAAAGGTTTAGATATTAATTCAAATTGTAATCACTACTTAACCATGGTTTTATAAATAACCGAGTAGATTACATGGTGTAATGCATACTTAAATAGTGAGTAAAATGAGTAAAATTGAGGTTTTgaaaaaatactcaagtactgcactgTGTCATCACCCTGGTCACATTCACGTTAAAGTCACAACAGCAATGTTACTCCCAGGGTTTGATAACCACGTTTAAGGGATCATCACTGCAAAGaattattttttctctcaagtATCGCTTGGCTAGAAAAGGGCTTTAGAGTCATCAGGCAAAACCTCAGACCAAAATTTGCTTATGACTGGATCAGTTTTCAACCAACAAACAGGAATGTAAGAGCTCTTTTTCACAGAAACAGTGTAAACATTATATGATCGgtctgaaattgtgtt of the Sparus aurata chromosome 18, fSpaAur1.1, whole genome shotgun sequence genome contains:
- the cnot7 gene encoding CCR4-NOT transcription complex subunit 7, with product MPAATVDHSQRICEVWANNLEEELKRIRHVIRKYNYIAMDTEFPGVVARPIGEFRSNADYQYQLLRCNVDLLKIIQLGLTFMNEQGEYPPGTSTWQFNFKFNLTEDMYAQDSIELLTTSGIQFKKHEDEGIETLYFAELLMTSGVVLCDGVKWLSFHSGYDFGYLIKILSNANLPEEEVDFFEILRLYFPVIYDVKYLMKSCKNLKGGLQEVAEQLELERIGPQHQAGSDSLLTGMAFFKMREMFFEDHIDDAKYCGHLYGLGSGSAYVQNGTGNAYEEEANKQQS